In Flavobacterium lacustre, a genomic segment contains:
- a CDS encoding FKBP-type peptidyl-prolyl cis-trans isomerase: MNKFKYYFILLVATISLFSCSKNDTADVEPIRDYAVQYATDIANIEQYLTTYYITVTDNPSGTDDQDVVFTKIPAGGNQPSIMSYKDNAGFPKLLSKEVVLHDITYKLYYLVLREGSGQSPCNVDGVLASYKGDYLNQVTADNVTTLTATQFEQVKYPQSILSLYGTVSGWSETFPEFKTGTYESNPNGTITYNDFGAGVMFLPSGLGYYSSGSGSIPSYSPLVFSFKLYEIKRLDQDADGIPSYLEDKDGDGYVRYFASGVTNPDDTDGDYVPDFADVDDDGDNYTTKLEIKNPATGLPYPFADIPTCTSGKKNYLDATCHP, encoded by the coding sequence ATGAACAAATTTAAGTATTATTTTATTTTATTAGTTGCAACAATCTCTTTATTTTCATGTTCTAAAAATGATACTGCTGATGTAGAGCCTATTAGGGATTATGCAGTGCAATATGCCACTGATATTGCTAATATTGAACAGTATTTGACTACCTATTATATAACAGTTACAGATAACCCTAGCGGAACTGATGATCAGGATGTTGTTTTTACAAAAATTCCTGCCGGAGGTAATCAGCCGTCTATTATGTCTTATAAAGACAATGCAGGGTTTCCTAAACTTTTGTCGAAAGAAGTAGTGCTTCATGATATTACATATAAATTATATTATTTAGTATTAAGAGAAGGTTCAGGACAATCTCCATGCAATGTTGACGGTGTATTAGCATCTTATAAAGGGGATTATTTAAATCAGGTTACTGCGGATAATGTGACGACACTTACAGCAACTCAATTTGAACAAGTAAAATACCCACAGTCTATTTTAAGTCTATATGGTACGGTTTCAGGCTGGAGCGAAACGTTTCCGGAGTTTAAAACCGGAACTTATGAGTCAAATCCAAATGGTACTATTACCTATAATGATTTTGGAGCAGGAGTTATGTTTTTGCCTTCGGGATTGGGTTACTATTCTTCAGGAAGCGGTTCTATACCTTCTTATTCTCCGTTAGTATTTAGTTTTAAATTATATGAAATTAAACGATTGGATCAGGATGCAGATGGAATACCATCTTATTTAGAAGATAAAGACGGAGACGGTTATGTTCGTTATTTTGCATCAGGTGTTACGAATCCTGATGATACGGATGGAGATTATGTTCCTGACTTCGCTGACGTAGATGATGATGGGGATAATTATACCACAAAATTGGAAATTAAAAACCCTGCAACTGGATTGCCTTATCCGTTTGCTGATATCCCCACTTGTACTTCAGGGAAGAAAAATTATTTAGATGCAACTTGTCATCCTTAA
- a CDS encoding rhodanese-like domain-containing protein, whose protein sequence is MIIQKLIKENACTIVDVRTPDEFMGGHVVGSINIPLNEIPQRMEEIQALKAPLVLCCASGNRSGQAQYFLSQHGIECYNGGSWLEVNYHKSI, encoded by the coding sequence ATGATAATCCAAAAACTAATCAAAGAAAATGCTTGCACCATAGTCGATGTGCGAACTCCTGATGAATTTATGGGCGGACACGTAGTAGGTTCGATTAATATTCCGTTGAACGAAATTCCACAAAGAATGGAAGAAATTCAAGCACTCAAAGCGCCTTTGGTACTCTGCTGTGCTTCCGGAAACCGTAGCGGACAAGCACAATACTTCCTCTCACAACACGGAATCGAATGCTATAACGGTGGCTCCTGGCTAGAAGTTAATTACCATAAATCCATCTAA
- a CDS encoding ABC transporter ATP-binding protein, producing the protein MKETVIDAHNLSKIYDEKTIPVYALNKVHLHILRGEFTAIKGPSGSGKTTLLNMIGGLDIPSEGFVEINGTNITELKDNKLIDFRLNNIGFVFQSYNLIPVLTAKENIEFIMLLQKRPKQETDQRVLELLKQIGLEDKTNKRPKELSGGQQQRVAVARALAPKPQFILADEPTANLDSVSAENLLDMMLKLNQEENMTFVFSTHDQRVINRARRVITLEDGKIVSDTAPTTVVHKQTEKNKLL; encoded by the coding sequence ATGAAAGAAACAGTAATAGACGCCCATAATTTATCGAAAATATACGATGAGAAAACCATTCCGGTCTATGCGTTAAATAAAGTACATCTTCATATTTTGCGTGGTGAATTTACAGCTATCAAAGGTCCGTCGGGTTCGGGAAAAACCACTTTGCTGAACATGATTGGCGGTTTAGACATTCCTTCCGAAGGTTTTGTCGAAATCAACGGAACCAATATCACGGAACTTAAAGACAACAAACTGATTGATTTTCGGTTGAACAATATTGGTTTTGTGTTTCAATCCTATAATTTGATTCCGGTGCTTACCGCCAAAGAAAATATAGAATTCATTATGCTGTTGCAAAAGCGCCCCAAACAAGAAACTGACCAACGGGTTTTAGAATTACTGAAACAAATAGGTTTAGAAGACAAAACCAACAAACGCCCAAAGGAATTATCTGGTGGACAACAACAGCGCGTGGCCGTGGCGAGAGCATTGGCACCAAAACCACAATTCATTTTGGCCGACGAACCTACGGCAAACCTCGATTCAGTTTCAGCAGAAAATTTATTGGACATGATGCTCAAACTCAATCAGGAAGAAAACATGACTTTTGTTTTTTCGACACATGATCAAAGAGTCATCAATCGTGCCCGCCGCGTCATCACGCTCGAAGACGGAAAAATTGTTTCCGATACTGCTCCAACCACCGTCGTTCATAAACAAACCGAAAAAAATAAGTTATTGTGA
- a CDS encoding RNA-binding S4 domain-containing protein: MRIDKYLWCMRYYKTRNMVTEACKKNHVTVNGQVAKPSKEVFPTDKITFRKDQITQIITVLDIPDNRVGAKLVDIYRRNDTPAEAYQHLELLKLSKEHYRKTGTGRPTKKDRRDIDEFGNEIVDEEDTAE; the protein is encoded by the coding sequence ATGCGAATAGATAAATATTTATGGTGTATGCGGTATTACAAAACCCGAAACATGGTTACTGAAGCTTGCAAAAAGAATCATGTTACTGTAAACGGTCAAGTTGCCAAACCTTCAAAGGAAGTTTTTCCTACCGATAAAATAACATTCCGAAAAGACCAAATTACCCAAATCATTACCGTTTTGGACATTCCGGATAATCGTGTGGGAGCTAAACTTGTTGATATCTATCGTCGCAACGATACGCCTGCCGAAGCCTATCAGCACTTAGAATTACTAAAATTATCGAAAGAACATTATCGAAAAACCGGAACAGGAAGGCCTACCAAAAAAGACCGAAGAGACATTGATGAATTCGGAAATGAAATTGTAGATGAAGAAGATACAGCGGAATAA
- a CDS encoding ferritin-like domain-containing protein: MEPRMKSQEEVKGAVKAKSNAAKGLRELFEVGLKDIYWAEKVLTKTLPKMVKNASSPELVNALKNHLSEAEEHVNRLEKVFETTGIKAEAKKCDAMEGLIRESDGIMEQTQMGNVRDAGIIASEQKVKHYEIATYGTLHAFAKTLGENKAAELLAMTLSEEKKTDAALTGIAVSAINSKAAAASIRH; the protein is encoded by the coding sequence ATGGAACCAAGAATGAAAAGTCAAGAAGAAGTAAAAGGCGCTGTAAAAGCAAAATCAAATGCTGCAAAAGGGCTGAGAGAATTGTTTGAAGTCGGACTGAAAGATATTTATTGGGCCGAAAAAGTATTGACAAAAACGTTACCAAAAATGGTAAAAAATGCTTCTTCGCCAGAATTGGTTAATGCCTTAAAAAATCATTTATCCGAAGCCGAAGAACATGTGAACCGTTTAGAAAAAGTGTTTGAAACCACCGGCATCAAAGCGGAAGCAAAAAAATGTGATGCGATGGAAGGACTGATAAGAGAAAGCGACGGCATAATGGAACAAACCCAAATGGGAAATGTTCGTGACGCAGGAATTATTGCCTCTGAACAAAAAGTAAAACATTATGAGATTGCAACATACGGCACCTTGCATGCTTTTGCTAAAACTTTGGGAGAAAATAAAGCCGCCGAATTATTAGCTATGACACTCAGTGAAGAGAAAAAAACTGACGCCGCTTTGACCGGAATTGCCGTATCAGCAATTAACAGCAAAGCCGCAGCTGCAAGTATCAGACATTAA
- a CDS encoding transketolase family protein has translation MKKYTNTGSKDTRSGFGAGMTELGQTNENVVALCADLIGSLKFDDFKKNHPERFFQIGIAEANMIGIAAGLTIGGKIPFTGTFANFSTGRVYDQIRQSVAYSEKNVKICASHAGLTLGEDGATHQILEDIGLMKMLPGMTVINTCDYNQTKAATLALADHHGPAYLRFGRPVVPNFMPADEPFVIGKAILLNEGTDVTIVATGHLVWEALIAAEALEAKGISAEVINIHTIKPLDEEAILKSLAKTKCIVTAEEHNILGGLGESVSRVLALNNPAPQEFVAVNDSFGESGTPEQLMEKYKLNNQAIVEAVEKVIKRK, from the coding sequence ATGAAAAAATATACAAATACAGGAAGTAAAGATACTCGTTCGGGTTTTGGAGCGGGAATGACTGAATTAGGTCAAACCAATGAAAATGTTGTAGCACTTTGTGCGGATTTAATTGGTTCATTAAAATTTGATGATTTCAAGAAAAATCACCCGGAGCGTTTTTTCCAAATTGGTATTGCGGAAGCAAACATGATCGGAATCGCAGCAGGATTGACCATTGGTGGAAAAATTCCTTTCACAGGAACTTTCGCTAACTTTTCTACTGGAAGAGTTTATGATCAAATCCGTCAATCGGTTGCTTATTCAGAGAAAAATGTAAAAATCTGTGCTTCACACGCAGGATTAACTTTAGGAGAAGATGGAGCAACACACCAAATCCTTGAAGATATCGGATTAATGAAAATGTTACCTGGAATGACTGTAATCAATACATGTGATTACAACCAAACCAAAGCAGCGACATTAGCATTGGCAGATCATCATGGTCCTGCTTACTTGCGTTTTGGTCGTCCGGTTGTGCCTAACTTTATGCCTGCTGACGAGCCTTTCGTAATTGGAAAAGCAATTCTTTTAAACGAAGGTACCGATGTAACTATTGTTGCAACAGGACATTTAGTTTGGGAAGCGCTAATTGCTGCTGAAGCTTTGGAAGCAAAAGGAATTTCTGCCGAAGTAATCAACATTCATACTATCAAACCATTGGATGAAGAGGCAATTTTGAAATCATTGGCTAAAACTAAATGTATTGTTACTGCTGAAGAGCACAATATTCTTGGTGGTCTTGGCGAAAGCGTTTCAAGAGTATTAGCATTAAACAATCCTGCTCCACAAGAGTTTGTTGCAGTTAATGACAGCTTTGGAGAATCTGGAACACCGGAACAATTAATGGAAAAATACAAATTGAACAATCAAGCAATTGTTGAAGCTGTAGAAAAAGTAATTAAGAGAAAGTAA
- a CDS encoding rhodanese-like domain-containing protein: MINTIKKLFGIGSQVNYAELVQQGALILDVRSKGEYAGGHIKGSINISVDTLNNNLNKLKNKEQTIITCCASGMRSASAKSILKSHGYTKVYNGGGWSSLQNKIS, translated from the coding sequence ATGATTAATACCATCAAAAAATTATTCGGAATAGGATCGCAAGTAAATTATGCCGAATTAGTGCAACAAGGAGCCCTTATTCTGGATGTTCGCAGCAAAGGAGAATATGCAGGAGGACACATCAAAGGATCCATCAATATATCTGTAGACACCTTGAATAATAACTTGAATAAACTCAAAAATAAAGAGCAAACAATCATTACATGTTGTGCCTCCGGAATGCGTAGTGCTTCGGCCAAAAGCATTTTGAAATCACATGGGTATACTAAAGTTTATAATGGAGGTGGCTGGAGCAGTCTGCAAAATAAAATCAGCTAA
- a CDS encoding ABC transporter permease: protein MILKLIWRNLWRNSRRTLITMASIAFAVLFAVLMQSLQNGVFNNLIKNVVGYYSGYVQIHQNGYWDEQVLDNSFELKKTLTNQLQRNPHINEIVPRLETFVLISKENTSKGCILVGTDVIKEDKLTQLKNKLIKGSYFKNDEEAVLLSEGLAKRLNVTVNDTIVLFGQGFHGVMAAGKYNIKGIIHLASPAMNDAFVYLPLAATQYFLSAENRLTSVSLGIDTPENTNTIVQNLKQNIGTKYEIMPWQEMIPDVANHIKADGFSFYIFSGILYLIIGFGLFGTILMMTAERKYEFGMLIAIGMKKSKLELILLGETILITLFGILLGILFSLPLVIYLNKNPIRFGGEIAKAYEQFGFEALFPADVDPNIFINQSLIVLAMAVVIGLYPIWHVNGLDPVKAMKK, encoded by the coding sequence ATGATACTCAAATTAATTTGGAGAAACCTTTGGCGCAATAGCCGACGAACGCTAATCACAATGGCTTCAATAGCATTTGCCGTTTTGTTCGCCGTTTTAATGCAGTCCTTACAGAACGGTGTTTTCAATAATCTGATAAAAAATGTGGTGGGTTATTATTCCGGATATGTCCAAATTCACCAAAACGGCTATTGGGACGAGCAAGTATTAGATAACAGCTTTGAACTAAAAAAAACATTAACCAACCAACTGCAACGCAATCCCCACATCAATGAAATAGTTCCCCGACTGGAAACTTTTGTTTTAATTTCTAAAGAAAACACTTCCAAGGGTTGCATACTCGTAGGAACCGATGTCATAAAAGAAGACAAACTGACCCAACTAAAAAACAAATTAATAAAAGGAAGCTATTTTAAAAACGATGAAGAAGCCGTGCTCCTTTCCGAAGGCTTGGCGAAACGGCTCAACGTAACCGTCAACGATACTATTGTGCTTTTTGGGCAGGGTTTTCATGGCGTTATGGCTGCCGGAAAATACAACATAAAAGGAATTATTCATTTGGCGTCCCCAGCTATGAATGATGCATTTGTATACTTGCCATTGGCTGCGACCCAATATTTTTTGAGTGCCGAAAACAGACTCACCTCAGTCTCTTTAGGAATCGACACTCCCGAAAACACAAATACCATTGTGCAAAATCTAAAGCAAAACATCGGGACAAAATATGAAATCATGCCCTGGCAGGAAATGATACCCGATGTTGCCAATCACATCAAAGCCGATGGATTCTCGTTTTATATCTTTTCAGGAATATTGTATCTCATCATTGGATTTGGACTTTTCGGAACGATTCTGATGATGACCGCTGAACGCAAATATGAATTCGGAATGCTCATCGCCATCGGTATGAAAAAATCAAAACTGGAATTGATTTTATTGGGAGAAACAATCCTTATCACTTTGTTTGGAATACTTCTGGGTATTTTGTTCAGTTTACCATTAGTCATTTATCTGAATAAAAATCCAATCCGTTTTGGCGGAGAAATAGCTAAAGCATACGAGCAATTTGGCTTTGAAGCCCTCTTCCCTGCCGATGTCGACCCGAATATTTTTATCAACCAATCACTAATAGTTTTAGCAATGGCTGTAGTTATTGGCTTATACCCTATTTGGCATGTGAACGGTTTAGATCCCGTAAAAGCAATGAAAAAGTAA
- a CDS encoding tetratricopeptide repeat protein, with product MRQLLLITLFITTSNLWSQNPISFEYFDKALKKAEAGNTKGAIADYTNAIKNDPLFGEAYLNRALLKQKIGDVKGALADVNITISIEPRRSDAYTTRADINYKAKEYKSAIEDCKQAIQLNPKDYIAYNIRGLSYIHIQDKKSACSDFSKAIQLGSQSAVKNKKMFCK from the coding sequence ATGAGACAACTATTGCTTATCACTCTATTCATAACCACATCAAACCTCTGGAGTCAAAATCCCATTTCTTTTGAGTATTTTGACAAAGCGTTAAAAAAAGCCGAAGCCGGAAATACGAAAGGCGCCATTGCCGATTATACCAATGCCATTAAAAATGATCCATTATTTGGCGAAGCCTATTTAAACAGAGCTTTGCTAAAACAAAAAATAGGCGATGTAAAAGGTGCATTGGCCGATGTAAACATCACCATAAGTATAGAACCCCGAAGAAGCGATGCGTATACTACCAGGGCCGACATCAATTACAAGGCAAAGGAATACAAAAGCGCCATCGAGGATTGCAAGCAGGCTATACAATTGAACCCCAAAGATTATATTGCCTATAACATAAGAGGGCTGTCATACATTCATATTCAAGATAAAAAAAGTGCTTGTTCTGATTTTTCAAAAGCCATTCAGCTTGGTAGTCAAAGTGCTGTCAAAAACAAGAAAATGTTCTGTAAATAA
- a CDS encoding phosphoribosyltransferase family protein gives MSKNIILTNQEIEHKIKRIAYQIYETFVDEDEIVIAGIANNGFVFAKKIASSLETISSIKISLCEVKVNKQNPELEIHTSLTKEQYANKGIILVDDVLNSGTTLIYAVRHFLDVPLKKFKTAVLVDRNHKKYPVKADFKGISLSTSLLEHVQVVFDEKGNNYAYLS, from the coding sequence ATGAGCAAAAATATCATCTTAACGAATCAGGAAATCGAGCACAAAATAAAAAGAATTGCGTATCAAATCTATGAAACTTTTGTAGATGAAGACGAAATTGTAATTGCAGGAATCGCGAACAACGGGTTTGTATTTGCCAAAAAAATCGCATCGTCACTCGAAACAATATCCTCTATAAAAATTTCATTGTGTGAAGTCAAAGTCAACAAACAAAATCCAGAGTTAGAAATCCATACTTCTTTGACCAAAGAACAATATGCCAACAAAGGAATTATCCTTGTAGATGACGTATTGAACTCTGGTACAACCTTAATTTATGCTGTGAGACATTTTCTAGACGTTCCCTTAAAAAAATTCAAAACTGCCGTATTAGTAGACCGCAATCACAAAAAATATCCCGTAAAAGCAGACTTCAAAGGAATCTCACTTTCTACCTCTTTATTAGAACATGTACAAGTAGTTTTTGACGAAAAAGGAAACAATTATGCTTATTTAAGCTAA
- a CDS encoding DUF4252 domain-containing protein yields MKAIYSIVLLCLLAVSCNSEPTLQKYFVDNTENKDFIALDVSSSILNLDKAKLSMEQSEALKSFDKMNILAFKLDATNKAKFEIERAKVNSILKDVKYQQLMKFGSGKEGASVSFVGTDDHIEEFVLFANKKENGFAVVRVLGKDMNPTNIMTLISVLQQSNIDMEQLKPLQQLIK; encoded by the coding sequence ATGAAAGCTATTTACAGTATTGTGCTGCTTTGCTTATTGGCGGTCAGTTGCAATTCAGAACCTACTTTGCAGAAATATTTTGTAGACAATACCGAAAACAAGGACTTTATTGCCTTAGACGTTTCTTCGTCGATTTTAAATTTAGATAAAGCAAAATTATCGATGGAGCAGAGCGAAGCTCTAAAATCGTTTGATAAAATGAATATTCTGGCTTTCAAATTAGATGCCACTAATAAGGCAAAGTTCGAAATAGAACGCGCCAAGGTGAATTCGATTCTAAAAGATGTAAAGTACCAACAACTAATGAAATTTGGTTCCGGGAAAGAAGGAGCATCAGTGAGTTTTGTAGGTACGGACGATCATATTGAAGAATTTGTGCTGTTTGCCAATAAAAAAGAAAATGGTTTTGCGGTAGTTCGAGTGTTGGGCAAGGATATGAATCCCACCAATATTATGACACTAATAAGTGTATTGCAGCAATCTAATATCGATATGGAACAGCTTAAACCGTTGCAACAATTGATAAAATAA
- a CDS encoding outer membrane lipoprotein-sorting protein produces the protein MKKKIFIVFFQIAMLSFAFSQEAKDIVKKADEKAKGKTSIAAITIQTIRPGWTREMSVKGWTKGNDLTLILVLAPAKEKGVVYLKRKKEVWNWIPAIERNIKMPPSMMSQSWMGTDFTNDDLVKEASILEDYNHSFLEDVTIDGRNCYKIQLLPKPKSAVVWGKVIMAIDKKEFMMLHVEYFDEDGALINTMHCSDIKLLGDRLLPARMEMIPANKKGNKTVLIYSSLVFDTPLNDSFFSTQNITKVK, from the coding sequence ATGAAAAAAAAGATATTCATAGTATTTTTCCAAATTGCAATGCTCTCTTTTGCTTTTAGCCAAGAGGCCAAAGACATTGTCAAAAAAGCAGACGAAAAAGCCAAAGGAAAAACCTCCATCGCCGCTATCACCATTCAAACCATTCGCCCCGGATGGACACGCGAAATGAGTGTAAAAGGATGGACAAAAGGCAATGATTTGACCTTGATTTTGGTTTTGGCTCCAGCCAAAGAAAAAGGCGTCGTCTACCTGAAACGCAAAAAAGAAGTCTGGAACTGGATTCCGGCTATTGAACGCAACATCAAAATGCCCCCTTCCATGATGAGTCAAAGCTGGATGGGAACTGATTTTACCAATGATGATCTGGTCAAAGAAGCCTCCATTCTCGAAGATTACAACCATTCCTTTCTGGAAGATGTCACCATCGACGGAAGAAACTGTTACAAAATCCAGTTGCTGCCCAAACCAAAATCGGCAGTAGTATGGGGCAAAGTCATTATGGCAATAGATAAAAAAGAATTCATGATGCTCCATGTCGAATATTTCGATGAAGACGGCGCTCTCATCAATACCATGCATTGCTCGGATATCAAACTCTTGGGCGACCGCCTCCTTCCCGCCCGAATGGAAATGATTCCTGCAAACAAAAAAGGGAACAAAACCGTATTAATCTACAGCTCTCTGGTTTTTGATACCCCGCTGAACGATTCCTTTTTTAGTACCCAAAACATAACCAAAGTAAAATGA
- a CDS encoding ABC transporter permease: MLVKIASRNIWRSRKRSLIIITAVSIGLWAGIFMMAFYNGMIEQRISSAIADELSHIQLHHPEFRKEYEIKYLLPQGKKTLKTIAKDSQIKAATGRIIIKGMIASASGSSGITINGVMPKEEQALTNLNEKIIKGNYFDPKKTNQIILSEKLRKKLKLNLNKKTILMFQDKQGNLASGAFRITAIYKTINGPYDDSNVFVKITDIDSLAGIPNELNEIAVLLQSNQLLDEVQSKLNQKFPKTEIKNWMEISPELGLTISVGDQMVYIFMGIILLALAFGIINTMMMAVLERTREIGMLLALGMNKFKIFMMIVLETLFLILVGCPLGILLALATIAITQQTGIDFSQFSEAYSSFGYSSIIYPSLTARQFGIIMLLVFSTALFSALFPARKALQLNPAESLKK, from the coding sequence ATGCTAGTAAAAATCGCCAGCAGAAACATTTGGAGAAGCAGGAAACGAAGTCTCATCATTATCACCGCGGTAAGCATTGGTTTATGGGCGGGAATTTTTATGATGGCCTTTTATAACGGAATGATTGAACAGCGCATCAGTTCCGCAATCGCAGACGAACTCTCCCACATTCAGCTGCACCACCCTGAATTCCGAAAAGAATATGAAATAAAATACCTTTTGCCGCAAGGCAAAAAAACACTCAAAACCATTGCCAAAGACAGCCAAATAAAAGCGGCCACAGGTCGCATTATTATAAAAGGAATGATTGCCTCCGCCTCCGGAAGCAGCGGAATAACAATAAATGGAGTGATGCCAAAAGAGGAACAAGCACTAACAAATCTCAATGAAAAAATCATCAAAGGAAACTATTTTGACCCCAAGAAAACAAACCAAATAATCCTGAGTGAAAAGCTCCGCAAAAAACTAAAACTCAACCTCAACAAGAAAACCATTCTGATGTTTCAGGATAAACAAGGCAATCTGGCATCGGGAGCGTTTCGGATTACCGCCATTTATAAAACCATAAACGGGCCTTATGATGACAGTAATGTTTTTGTAAAAATCACCGATATTGATTCGCTCGCCGGGATTCCAAATGAGCTCAATGAAATTGCCGTTCTCCTACAATCCAATCAATTATTGGATGAAGTTCAAAGCAAACTGAACCAAAAATTCCCCAAAACAGAAATAAAAAACTGGATGGAAATTTCACCCGAACTGGGATTAACAATTTCCGTAGGCGACCAAATGGTCTATATTTTTATGGGAATTATTCTGCTGGCTTTGGCTTTTGGAATTATCAATACCATGATGATGGCCGTATTAGAAAGAACTCGGGAAATAGGCATGTTGCTGGCTTTGGGCATGAATAAATTCAAAATATTCATGATGATTGTACTCGAAACTCTTTTTTTGATACTAGTTGGATGCCCATTGGGAATACTGCTGGCCCTTGCCACAATTGCCATCACGCAACAAACCGGAATCGACTTTAGTCAATTTTCCGAAGCCTATTCCAGTTTTGGGTATAGTTCCATTATTTACCCCAGTCTGACGGCAAGACAATTTGGGATTATCATGTTGCTGGTTTTTAGTACCGCACTATTCTCGGCTTTATTCCCAGCCCGAAAAGCGTTGCAATTAAATCCCGCCGAATCTTTAAAAAAATAA
- a CDS encoding transketolase, giving the protein MKPNTQQLNDLTIQVRRDILRMVHAVNSGHPGGSLGCTEFLVTLYQNIMERKEGFDMDGIGEDLFFLSNGHISPVFYSVLARSGYFPVSELATFRLINSRLQGHPTTHDGLPGIRMASGSLGQGLSVGIGAAQAKKLNGDNHIIYTLHGDGELQEGQNWEAIMYASAKKVDNLIATIDLNGKQIDGTTDEVLCMGSIRAKFEAFDWDVLEIEKGNDIEAIIAGMNDAKSRTGKGKPVCVLLHTEMGNGVDYMMYSHAWHGKAPNDAQLENALGQNYNTGGNSDY; this is encoded by the coding sequence ATGAAGCCTAACACACAACAATTAAACGATTTAACTATCCAAGTCAGAAGAGATATTCTTCGCATGGTACACGCAGTCAATTCAGGTCACCCAGGTGGTTCCTTAGGTTGTACTGAATTTCTTGTAACCTTATACCAAAATATAATGGAACGCAAAGAAGGTTTTGATATGGACGGAATAGGAGAAGATCTTTTCTTCCTTTCAAACGGACATATTTCACCAGTATTCTACAGCGTTTTAGCGAGAAGCGGTTATTTTCCGGTATCGGAACTGGCTACTTTCCGTCTAATCAATTCAAGATTACAAGGTCACCCAACTACACATGATGGTTTACCTGGAATCAGAATGGCTTCCGGTTCACTTGGACAAGGATTATCTGTTGGAATTGGTGCTGCTCAGGCAAAAAAATTAAACGGTGACAACCACATTATTTACACACTTCACGGTGATGGTGAATTACAAGAAGGTCAAAACTGGGAAGCCATCATGTATGCTTCTGCTAAAAAAGTAGACAATCTTATTGCTACTATTGACCTTAACGGAAAACAAATTGACGGAACAACTGACGAAGTTTTATGTATGGGAAGTATCCGTGCAAAATTTGAAGCTTTTGATTGGGATGTTTTAGAAATTGAAAAAGGAAATGATATTGAAGCTATTATTGCCGGAATGAATGATGCTAAATCAAGAACAGGAAAAGGAAAACCAGTTTGTGTTTTATTGCATACTGAAATGGGTAATGGTGTAGATTATATGATGTACAGTCATGCTTGGCATGGTAAAGCACCAAATGATGCGCAACTTGAAAATGCTTTAGGACAAAATTATAATACTGGAGGTAATTCAGACTACTAG
- a CDS encoding shikimate kinase: protein MRKIILLGYMGCGKSTIANKLSKVIEIPFVDLDKKIEEKVNLSINDIFEKHGEIYFRTLEREVFIELLHSPDNLIIGLGGGTPCYANNHELLKGDNITSIYLKASIETLFNRLTANKSKRPLIADKSDDEMKEFIAKHLFDRSFYYNHAQYKVVVDDKTIDQTVSDIVAVLA from the coding sequence ATGAGAAAAATTATATTATTGGGTTATATGGGTTGTGGGAAGTCCACAATTGCTAATAAACTGTCAAAAGTTATCGAAATCCCTTTTGTGGATTTAGACAAAAAGATTGAAGAGAAAGTAAATTTATCCATAAATGACATTTTTGAAAAGCATGGAGAAATTTATTTTAGAACATTAGAACGCGAAGTTTTTATAGAATTATTGCATTCTCCGGATAACCTGATTATAGGTTTAGGAGGAGGAACTCCATGTTATGCCAATAATCATGAGTTGTTAAAAGGCGATAATATAACCTCTATTTATCTGAAAGCATCAATTGAGACTTTATTCAACCGATTAACGGCTAATAAAAGCAAGCGCCCTCTTATTGCTGATAAAAGTGATGATGAAATGAAAGAGTTCATTGCCAAGCATCTTTTTGACAGAAGTTTTTATTACAATCATGCCCAGTATAAAGTAGTGGTAGATGATAAAACTATCGATCAAACCGTTTCGGATATTGTGGCTGTTTTAGCTTAA